A genomic window from Flavobacterium hankyongi includes:
- a CDS encoding diacylglycerol kinase translates to MKFQKDETLFTGRLKSMVFAFKGAVKLITTEHSVMVQSSLAIIMIIAGFYFDITKTEWMFQILAFGLVLSIEGLNTAVEKIADFIHPDYHERIGFIKDIAAGAVFFAAMTAIAIGMFIYLPRLF, encoded by the coding sequence ATGAAATTTCAAAAAGACGAAACGCTTTTTACTGGTAGGTTAAAAAGCATGGTTTTTGCATTTAAAGGTGCAGTAAAACTAATCACGACAGAGCATAGCGTGATGGTTCAGTCATCATTGGCAATCATAATGATTATAGCTGGTTTTTACTTTGATATTACTAAAACCGAATGGATGTTTCAAATTTTGGCATTTGGTTTAGTGTTGAGTATCGAGGGATTAAACACTGCAGTTGAGAAAATTGCAGATTTTATTCACCCAGATTATCACGAACGTATAGGATTTATTAAAGATATTGCAGCAGGAGCAGTGTTTTTTGCGGCAATGACAGCTATTGCAATAGGAATGTTTATTTATTTACCTCGATTATTTTAA
- a CDS encoding LolA family protein — protein MKKIIALVLLFAGLTVQAQDATKAKALLDKVSAKVKSYKNVEIDFNYNLQNTKEKVNQTNKGKVTLQGNQYLLNFLGVTKMCDGKKIYTISKEDEEISIASVGGEDDADTPAKMLTFFNKGFKYSWDITQTIKGKKIQYVKLTPISSKDERKQILVGVDVATNQVYNTITIGKNGTTVTLTVNSFKTNLPLAKNHFTFVKTKYPNYYINNLD, from the coding sequence ATGAAAAAAATAATTGCATTAGTACTATTATTTGCTGGTTTAACTGTTCAGGCACAAGACGCTACTAAAGCAAAAGCATTATTGGATAAAGTTTCTGCCAAAGTAAAGTCATATAAGAATGTTGAAATTGATTTCAACTATAATCTTCAAAATACTAAAGAGAAAGTAAATCAAACTAATAAAGGTAAAGTTACTTTACAAGGCAATCAGTATTTGTTAAACTTTTTAGGTGTTACCAAAATGTGTGATGGTAAAAAGATTTATACGATTTCTAAAGAAGACGAAGAAATTAGTATTGCAAGTGTAGGGGGAGAGGATGATGCAGATACACCTGCAAAAATGCTTACTTTTTTTAATAAAGGTTTCAAATATTCTTGGGATATAACTCAAACTATCAAGGGGAAAAAGATTCAGTATGTGAAATTAACACCTATAAGTTCTAAGGATGAAAGAAAACAAATCCTTGTTGGTGTAGATGTAGCAACAAATCAAGTGTATAATACAATTACAATAGGTAAAAATGGAACAACAGTAACATTAACTGTTAATTCTTTTAAAACTAATCTTCCATTAGCCAAAAATCATTTTACCTTTGTAAAAACTAAATATCCTAATTACTACATCAATAATTTGGATTAA
- the katG gene encoding catalase/peroxidase HPI translates to MENYSDSNHSSNKVESKCPFHNGQMKQTAGTGSSNKDWWPNRLNLDILRQHSSLSDPMDKDFNYAEEFKKLDLSAVKKDIFQLMTTSQDWWPADYGHYGPLFIRMAWHSAGTYRISDGRGGASTGNQRFAPVNSWPDNGNLDKARFLLWPIKQKYGNKLSWADLMILAGNCALESMGFKTFGFAGGREDIWEPEQDINWGNETEWLGDNRYKGDRELDNPLAAVQMGLIYVNPEGPNGNPDPVASAKDIRETFARMAMNDEETVALVAGGHTFGKAHGAGDAALVGANPEGSSIEDMGMGWKNAFGSGKGGDAITSGIEGAWKPNPTTWDNGYFETLFKYDWKLTKSPAGAHQWEPTDPAATTLVEDAHNPTKRHAPMMTTADLGLKMDPIYERISRDYYENFDKFADAFARAWYKLTHRDMGPITRYLGPEVPSEVLIWQDPVPAGNKNLSNDDIELLKAKILNSGLTISQLVSTAWASASTFRNSDKRGGANGARIRFEPQINWEVNNPTQLKSVLATLENIQKDFNSSGKSVSIADLIVLGGCAAVEKAANTKVPFTQGRGDALLELTDVHSFEVLEPKADGFRNYKNASSKEITEEMLIDKAQLLSLTAPEMTVLLGGLRVLDTNYDGSKHGVFTKTEGQLTNDFFVNLLDLGIVWKATNDSGEIFVGSDRISGVPKWTATRADLIFGSNSELRAIAEIYGSNDSKEKFVRDFVAAWDKVMNLDRFDL, encoded by the coding sequence ATGGAAAACTACTCAGATTCAAATCACAGCTCAAACAAAGTAGAAAGCAAATGTCCTTTTCATAATGGGCAAATGAAACAAACCGCAGGAACCGGTTCTTCAAATAAAGATTGGTGGCCTAATCGGTTAAATCTTGATATTCTTAGACAACATTCTTCTTTATCTGATCCTATGGATAAAGATTTTAATTATGCTGAAGAATTTAAAAAATTAGATTTATCGGCAGTAAAAAAAGATATATTCCAATTAATGACGACATCACAAGATTGGTGGCCCGCAGATTATGGTCATTATGGCCCATTATTTATAAGAATGGCTTGGCATAGTGCAGGAACATACCGTATTTCTGATGGTCGCGGTGGAGCTAGTACAGGAAATCAACGATTTGCTCCAGTAAATAGTTGGCCAGATAATGGCAATTTAGATAAAGCTCGTTTTTTACTTTGGCCTATCAAACAAAAATATGGGAATAAACTATCTTGGGCCGATTTGATGATACTTGCAGGTAACTGTGCTTTAGAATCGATGGGATTTAAAACGTTTGGATTTGCAGGTGGTCGTGAAGATATTTGGGAACCAGAACAAGATATAAACTGGGGAAATGAAACAGAATGGTTAGGAGATAATCGATACAAAGGTGATAGAGAATTAGACAATCCGTTAGCGGCAGTACAAATGGGTTTAATATATGTAAACCCTGAAGGTCCAAATGGAAATCCGGATCCAGTAGCATCAGCCAAAGATATTAGAGAAACTTTTGCTAGAATGGCCATGAATGATGAAGAAACTGTGGCTTTAGTAGCTGGAGGTCATACTTTTGGTAAAGCACATGGAGCAGGAGATGCTGCACTTGTAGGAGCAAATCCAGAAGGCTCGAGCATTGAAGATATGGGAATGGGATGGAAAAACGCATTTGGCTCAGGAAAAGGCGGTGATGCAATTACTAGTGGAATTGAAGGTGCGTGGAAACCTAATCCAACTACTTGGGATAATGGGTATTTTGAAACACTTTTTAAATATGACTGGAAATTAACAAAAAGCCCAGCAGGTGCTCATCAATGGGAACCAACAGATCCTGCAGCCACAACTCTAGTTGAAGACGCACATAATCCAACTAAACGTCATGCCCCAATGATGACTACTGCAGATTTAGGTTTAAAAATGGATCCTATCTATGAGCGTATATCAAGAGACTATTATGAAAACTTCGATAAATTTGCAGATGCTTTTGCCAGAGCTTGGTACAAATTAACACATCGTGATATGGGACCAATAACTCGTTATCTTGGCCCTGAAGTTCCAAGCGAAGTATTAATCTGGCAAGATCCAGTTCCTGCTGGAAATAAAAACTTGAGCAACGATGATATTGAATTGTTAAAAGCAAAAATTTTAAATTCAGGATTAACCATTTCACAACTGGTTTCAACAGCTTGGGCTTCTGCGTCGACATTTAGAAATAGTGATAAACGCGGTGGTGCCAATGGTGCTCGTATTCGATTCGAACCACAAATTAATTGGGAGGTGAATAATCCAACTCAATTAAAATCGGTTTTAGCTACACTTGAAAATATTCAAAAAGATTTCAATTCATCTGGAAAAAGTGTATCAATAGCTGATTTAATTGTTCTAGGTGGTTGTGCTGCTGTTGAAAAAGCTGCAAATACTAAAGTACCTTTTACTCAAGGACGAGGCGATGCTTTGCTAGAACTAACTGATGTACATTCTTTCGAGGTTTTAGAACCAAAAGCAGATGGTTTTAGAAACTATAAAAATGCTTCTTCAAAAGAAATAACCGAAGAAATGCTAATAGATAAAGCACAATTGTTATCATTAACAGCTCCTGAAATGACAGTATTATTAGGTGGCTTAAGAGTATTAGATACTAATTATGATGGATCAAAACATGGTGTATTTACTAAAACTGAAGGTCAATTAACGAATGATTTCTTCGTTAACTTATTAGATTTAGGAATAGTATGGAAAGCTACAAATGATTCAGGAGAAATATTTGTGGGATCAGATAGAATTTCTGGCGTACCAAAATGGACAGCTACTCGTGCCGATTTAATTTTTGGCTCCAATTCAGAATTACGTGCCATAGCAGAAATTTATGGTTCAAATGATTCTAAAGAAAAATTTGTTAGAGACTTTGTTGCTGCTTGGGACAAAGTAATGAATTTAGATCGTTTTGATTTATAA
- a CDS encoding DoxX family membrane protein: MKIATIVVRVLLGLLFVYASANFFLKLSPEPETTGAFKAFQSGIVASTYILPLAKALELLCGVAFLTGKFVSLANIVILPVTINIFMIHLFMSPENLPIAIGIIFANSFLIFRYWDNYKSVFTP; the protein is encoded by the coding sequence ATGAAAATCGCTACCATTGTCGTAAGAGTCTTACTAGGGCTTTTATTTGTCTACGCTTCTGCTAATTTTTTTCTAAAATTATCCCCCGAACCTGAAACTACTGGTGCTTTTAAAGCTTTTCAATCAGGAATTGTTGCTTCAACTTACATTTTACCACTTGCTAAAGCATTAGAGTTGCTTTGCGGAGTAGCTTTTCTTACTGGAAAATTTGTGTCTCTTGCAAACATTGTAATTTTACCTGTTACTATTAATATTTTTATGATTCACCTTTTTATGAGCCCTGAAAATTTACCAATAGCAATAGGAATCATATTCGCTAATTCATTTTTAATCTTTAGATATTGGGATAATTACAAATCTGTTTTCACACCTTGA
- a CDS encoding thioredoxin family protein, with the protein MLLELNEDTLQNVVESNEKVVVQFSASWCGNCRIMKPKFKKLATENEGITFVIIDAENSPESRKLANVSNLPTFATFVGGKLVNETQTNKAEVLTELVNEII; encoded by the coding sequence ATGTTACTTGAATTAAACGAAGATACATTGCAAAACGTTGTTGAGAGCAATGAAAAAGTAGTAGTACAGTTTTCCGCTTCTTGGTGTGGAAATTGCCGTATCATGAAGCCTAAATTTAAAAAATTGGCTACTGAAAATGAAGGTATTACTTTTGTTATTATTGATGCTGAGAATTCACCTGAATCTAGAAAATTGGCAAATGTTTCAAACTTGCCAACTTTTGCAACATTTGTTGGTGGAAAATTGGTAAACGAAACCCAAACAAACAAAGCTGAAGTTTTAACAGAATTAGTTAACGAAATCATTTAA
- the tpx gene encoding thiol peroxidase: MAQITLKGNPINTVGELPQIGTQAKDFQLVKTDLSVASLSDYKGSRVVLNIFPSIDTGTCATSVRKFNEKASSLENTKVLCISRDLPFAQNRFCGAEGLENVVNLSDFKDNSFGNTYGLSIVDGPLAGLHSRAVIVLDENGIVKYTEQVPEIVDEPNYEAALASL, encoded by the coding sequence ATGGCACAAATCACATTAAAAGGAAACCCAATAAATACAGTAGGTGAGTTACCGCAAATTGGAACTCAGGCAAAAGATTTTCAATTAGTTAAAACAGATTTATCTGTTGCTTCTTTATCAGATTATAAAGGGAGCAGAGTTGTTTTAAATATTTTTCCAAGTATTGATACAGGAACTTGTGCAACTTCGGTTAGAAAGTTTAATGAAAAAGCAAGTTCATTAGAAAATACAAAAGTACTTTGTATTTCAAGAGATTTACCTTTTGCCCAAAACCGTTTTTGTGGTGCTGAAGGTTTGGAAAACGTAGTTAACTTATCAGATTTTAAAGATAATTCTTTTGGTAATACTTACGGATTGTCTATTGTCGATGGTCCTCTTGCAGGTTTACATTCACGTGCGGTAATCGTTTTAGATGAAAACGGAATTGTTAAATACACAGAGCAAGTTCCAGAGATTGTTGATGAACCAAATTATGAAGCAGCTTTAGCTTCGTTATAA
- a CDS encoding peroxiredoxin, producing MSLVGKKFPNITVDAISEMGDNLRINVLEEATKNNKKVLLFWYPKDFTFVCPTELHAFQAALPEFEQRNTIVIGASCDTNEVHFAWLNTAKNNGGIEGVTYPLLADTTRNLSKALDILDAQEVYDEESNDILIEGSNVTFRATYLIDETGKIFHESVNDMPLGRNVNEYLRLIDAYTHVQTKGEVCPANWEQGKEAMNADRLSTAAYLAQN from the coding sequence ATGTCTTTAGTAGGAAAAAAGTTCCCAAACATTACCGTAGATGCAATCTCTGAAATGGGAGATAACTTAAGAATTAACGTTTTAGAAGAGGCAACAAAAAACAACAAAAAAGTATTATTATTTTGGTACCCAAAAGATTTTACTTTTGTATGTCCAACAGAATTACACGCTTTTCAAGCTGCTTTACCTGAATTTGAACAAAGAAACACAATCGTAATTGGTGCTTCTTGTGATACAAATGAAGTCCATTTTGCTTGGTTAAACACAGCTAAAAACAATGGTGGTATAGAAGGAGTTACTTATCCTTTATTAGCAGATACTACTCGTAATTTATCTAAAGCTTTAGATATTTTAGATGCTCAAGAAGTATATGATGAAGAGTCAAACGATATTTTAATTGAAGGTTCAAATGTAACTTTCCGTGCGACTTATTTAATAGACGAAACAGGAAAAATTTTCCACGAAAGTGTAAACGATATGCCATTAGGAAGAAACGTAAACGAATATTTGCGTTTGATTGATGCCTATACTCACGTTCAAACTAAAGGTGAGGTTTGTCCTGCAAACTGGGAGCAAGGTAAAGAAGCAATGAATGCAGATCGTTTAAGTACTGCAGCTTACTTAGCTCAAAACTAA
- a CDS encoding DUF6952 family protein, producing the protein MKLPVIKHLTQFIEENDQDYIVETIEVLEALTEISSLKDEELDVIGELISNMYGALEVNKMVKQGTDKKEALNTFMQRVLGSIDK; encoded by the coding sequence ATGAAATTGCCAGTTATTAAACATTTAACTCAATTTATTGAGGAAAATGATCAAGATTATATTGTTGAAACTATTGAAGTTCTTGAAGCTTTAACAGAAATATCATCATTGAAAGACGAAGAGCTTGATGTGATTGGAGAGTTAATTTCAAATATGTATGGAGCTTTAGAAGTAAATAAAATGGTAAAACAAGGAACTGATAAAAAAGAAGCACTAAACACTTTTATGCAAAGGGTTCTTGGTTCTATCGATAAATAA
- a CDS encoding DNA translocase FtsK, whose translation MAKSSKKEKSTLEPEETNLFSRFNPTKQHKITIGVLLVLLSIALAVSFVSYFVNGKFDQSELADFSNRNAQVQNWLGKFGAFLSDFFIYKGFGVASFLFVRLLFLTGAYLVLDLAVSKLKKTWFWDIFVIIILSILFGFFGDFLPELGGVIGYEMNIFSQDYIGKTGTLLVLIFGIVIYLIFKVKVSPEKIKGVFENAKKEIKDDLAQRGPENVSAAYNLEEFAVNEDEEFQASDVKENLITTPNKNDFEEDDEELGEIVLKTVPSQFEINKEALKPTIGTASELSLEPTIKNEVIKPLGDIKSEENDFVIEKVEEEDIVEENLAAKLVSHFGEFDPTLELSNYKFPTIDLLKEYGTVGITINQEELEENKNRIVETLRNYKIDIAQIKATVGPSVTLYEIVPEAGIRISKIKSLEDDIALSLAALGIRIIAPIPGKGTIGIEVPNKNPTMVPMKGVIASAKFQEAEMELPIALGKTISNETFVVDLAKMPHLLMAGATGQGKSVGLNAVLTSLLYKKHPAEVKFVLVDPKKVELTLFNKIERHYLAKLPDVEDAIITDNSKVITTLNSLCVEMDNRYSLLKDAMVRNIKEYNEKFKQRKLNPEAGHRFLPYIVLVVDEFADLIMTAGKEVELPIARLAQLARAIGIHLIIATQRPSVNVITGMIKANFPARIAFRVTSKIDSRTILDSGGADQLIGRGDMLFSNGNDLVRVQCAFVDTPEVEKICEFIGSQKAYPTAYMLPEFIGEDSGISLDIDISERDSLFRDAAEVIVTAQQGSASLIQRKLKLGYNRAGRLIDQLEAAGIVGPFEGSKARSVNIPDLVSLEQFFMNEQKND comes from the coding sequence ATGGCCAAATCTAGTAAAAAGGAAAAATCTACTTTAGAGCCTGAAGAGACTAATTTATTCAGTCGATTTAATCCAACGAAACAGCATAAAATAACAATTGGGGTACTTTTAGTGCTACTTTCAATTGCATTGGCTGTGTCATTTGTTTCTTATTTTGTTAATGGAAAATTTGATCAAAGTGAACTTGCTGATTTTTCAAATAGAAATGCACAAGTACAAAACTGGCTAGGGAAGTTCGGTGCGTTTTTATCAGATTTTTTTATTTATAAAGGTTTTGGTGTTGCTTCTTTTTTGTTTGTTAGACTTCTATTTTTAACGGGAGCCTATTTAGTTTTAGATTTAGCAGTTTCTAAGCTTAAAAAAACGTGGTTTTGGGACATATTTGTAATCATTATTTTGTCAATTCTATTCGGTTTTTTTGGTGACTTTTTGCCAGAACTAGGAGGAGTGATAGGTTATGAAATGAATATCTTTTCTCAAGATTATATTGGTAAAACAGGAACTTTATTAGTTTTAATATTCGGAATAGTTATTTACTTAATTTTTAAAGTAAAAGTTTCACCAGAAAAAATCAAAGGAGTTTTTGAGAATGCTAAGAAAGAAATTAAAGATGATTTAGCTCAAAGAGGTCCCGAAAATGTTTCAGCTGCCTATAATTTAGAAGAATTTGCTGTTAATGAAGATGAAGAATTTCAAGCTTCTGATGTTAAGGAGAATCTAATAACTACACCAAACAAAAATGATTTTGAAGAAGATGATGAAGAGTTAGGTGAAATAGTTCTTAAGACTGTTCCTTCACAATTTGAAATAAACAAAGAAGCGTTAAAACCAACAATTGGAACAGCTTCAGAATTATCTTTAGAACCAACAATTAAAAATGAAGTTATTAAACCTTTAGGTGATATAAAATCTGAAGAAAATGACTTCGTAATTGAAAAGGTTGAGGAGGAAGATATTGTCGAAGAAAATTTAGCAGCTAAACTAGTTTCTCATTTTGGTGAATTTGATCCAACATTAGAGTTGTCAAACTATAAATTTCCAACAATAGATTTATTGAAAGAATATGGCACGGTTGGAATTACAATTAATCAAGAAGAATTAGAAGAAAACAAAAACCGAATTGTAGAAACACTTCGCAATTATAAAATCGACATTGCTCAAATTAAAGCTACTGTTGGACCTTCGGTTACTTTATATGAAATTGTTCCAGAAGCAGGTATCCGTATTTCAAAAATTAAAAGTTTAGAGGATGACATTGCATTATCGCTTGCTGCATTAGGTATTCGTATCATTGCACCAATTCCAGGAAAAGGTACAATTGGTATCGAGGTACCAAATAAAAATCCAACTATGGTTCCTATGAAAGGAGTTATAGCATCTGCTAAATTCCAAGAAGCAGAAATGGAATTACCAATTGCTTTAGGAAAAACAATTTCGAACGAAACGTTTGTTGTCGATTTAGCAAAAATGCCACACTTGTTAATGGCGGGAGCTACAGGTCAAGGAAAATCTGTAGGATTAAATGCAGTTCTTACTTCATTATTGTATAAAAAACATCCAGCTGAAGTTAAGTTTGTTTTAGTTGATCCTAAGAAAGTAGAATTGACACTTTTTAATAAAATAGAAAGACATTATTTAGCAAAACTTCCTGATGTTGAAGATGCTATTATTACAGATAACTCAAAAGTTATTACGACTTTAAATTCACTTTGTGTTGAAATGGATAATCGTTATTCATTACTAAAAGACGCAATGGTTCGTAATATTAAAGAGTATAACGAAAAGTTCAAGCAACGTAAATTAAATCCAGAAGCTGGACATAGATTTTTACCATATATTGTTCTTGTTGTCGATGAGTTTGCTGATTTAATTATGACAGCTGGTAAAGAGGTTGAATTGCCTATTGCACGTTTAGCACAATTGGCTCGTGCTATTGGAATTCACCTGATTATTGCAACACAGCGACCTTCGGTAAACGTAATTACCGGTATGATCAAAGCCAATTTCCCAGCTCGTATTGCTTTTAGAGTAACCTCTAAAATAGATTCTAGAACAATTTTAGATTCAGGTGGTGCAGATCAGTTAATTGGTCGTGGAGATATGTTATTCTCAAATGGAAATGATTTGGTACGTGTACAATGTGCTTTTGTGGATACGCCAGAAGTTGAAAAAATATGTGAATTTATTGGTTCTCAAAAGGCATATCCAACCGCTTATATGCTTCCTGAGTTTATAGGGGAGGATAGTGGCATAAGTCTTGATATAGATATTTCAGAAAGAGATTCATTGTTTAGAGATGCTGCCGAAGTTATTGTAACAGCTCAGCAAGGTTCTGCATCGTTAATTCAGAGAAAGCTTAAATTAGGTTATAATAGAGCTGGACGATTAATTGATCAATTAGAAGCTGCTGGAATTGTTGGTCCTTTTGAAGGAAGTAAAGCAAGATCAGTTAATATCCCTGATTTAGTTTCTTTGGAACAATTTTTTATGAATGAACAAAAAAATGATTAA
- a CDS encoding amino acid permease — protein MSFLNLFRKKPLTTILQQGGDGEHSGLNKVLTVKDLTFFGIAAIIGGGTFSAIGNACFSGGPGVILLYVMCAIACGFTAMCYAEFASRVPVSGSAYTYAYVSFGELFAWIIGWALLMEYSIGNIYIAFSWSGYFTNLLETFNIHLPEWLTINYKSAHAAFLENKAGEGLLAWANAPEIGGLKIIFDMPAVLINILITFLIYKGTKESKNLSNAMVYVKLVIILLVIIVGAFYIDIENWTPFMPNGFGGVMAGVSAVFFAYIGFDAVSTLAEESKNPQRDLPKGMIYSLVICTVVYIILALVLTGMVSYNLLGVSDPLAEIFALKGVKWMLFIVSIAAVVAMTSVMLVFQMGQPRIWMTMSRDGLMPKKFAEIHPKYKTPGFATIVTGLVVGLPIFFTDENFVLDFTSIGTLFAFVLVCGGVLMLSPQNEAELAERATKGKFRIPYINSKFIFPAIVALTVTLLIVYIPNFFADTFDFSKEKLATNLPMIAFFILTIVMTVLAFVKHLSLIPLLGLVSCCYLLTGMAVSNWKWFGVWLVIGLVIYFSYGFRNSKLNKTK, from the coding sequence ATGTCATTTTTAAATTTATTTAGAAAAAAACCACTAACAACAATATTACAACAAGGAGGTGATGGCGAACATTCTGGACTAAACAAAGTACTGACCGTAAAAGACTTAACTTTTTTTGGTATTGCAGCCATTATTGGAGGTGGAACTTTTTCAGCTATAGGTAATGCTTGTTTTTCTGGTGGTCCTGGTGTAATTTTATTATACGTAATGTGTGCTATTGCTTGTGGTTTTACAGCTATGTGCTACGCTGAATTTGCTTCTAGAGTTCCAGTTTCAGGAAGTGCCTATACTTATGCATACGTTTCATTTGGTGAATTATTTGCATGGATTATTGGTTGGGCATTATTAATGGAATACTCCATTGGTAATATTTATATTGCTTTCTCATGGAGTGGTTATTTTACTAATCTTTTAGAAACATTCAACATACATTTGCCTGAATGGCTTACTATAAACTACAAATCGGCACATGCAGCCTTTTTAGAAAACAAAGCTGGTGAAGGATTATTAGCATGGGCAAATGCTCCTGAAATTGGAGGCTTAAAAATAATTTTTGACATGCCTGCAGTTTTAATCAACATTTTAATCACTTTTCTAATTTATAAAGGAACCAAAGAATCTAAAAACCTAAGTAATGCAATGGTTTACGTGAAACTAGTGATTATTTTGTTAGTTATTATTGTTGGAGCTTTTTACATTGATATTGAAAACTGGACACCGTTTATGCCAAATGGTTTTGGTGGAGTTATGGCTGGTGTCTCTGCTGTATTCTTTGCTTATATTGGTTTCGATGCCGTTTCAACTCTTGCAGAAGAAAGTAAAAATCCACAACGTGACTTACCTAAAGGTATGATTTATTCTTTAGTAATCTGTACTGTCGTGTATATCATTTTGGCTTTGGTATTAACAGGAATGGTGTCTTACAATCTATTGGGAGTAAGTGATCCGTTAGCCGAAATTTTTGCTTTAAAAGGCGTGAAATGGATGTTATTTATAGTTTCTATTGCTGCAGTTGTTGCAATGACAAGTGTAATGCTTGTTTTCCAAATGGGACAACCACGTATCTGGATGACCATGAGTCGTGATGGGTTAATGCCTAAAAAGTTTGCCGAAATTCATCCAAAATACAAAACACCAGGATTTGCGACAATTGTTACAGGTTTAGTGGTTGGATTACCTATTTTCTTTACAGATGAAAACTTTGTGTTAGATTTTACAAGTATAGGTACTTTGTTTGCGTTCGTATTAGTTTGTGGAGGAGTGTTAATGTTATCTCCTCAAAATGAGGCAGAACTAGCTGAAAGAGCAACTAAAGGTAAATTTAGAATTCCATATATAAATTCAAAATTTATTTTTCCAGCTATTGTAGCCCTAACAGTTACATTATTAATAGTTTATATTCCAAACTTCTTTGCAGATACTTTTGACTTTTCTAAAGAGAAACTAGCAACCAATTTACCAATGATTGCTTTCTTTATTTTAACGATTGTGATGACCGTTTTAGCTTTTGTTAAACATTTATCATTAATTCCATTATTAGGATTGGTTTCATGTTGTTATTTATTAACAGGAATGGCAGTTTCTAACTGGAAATGGTTTGGAGTTTGGCTTGTAATTGGGTTAGTAATTTACTTCTCTTATGGTTTTAGAAATAGTAAATTAAATAAAACAAAATAG